The genomic region TATTTTAACCCATGCTACAATAAAACCAGACATATGCACACCTTTGATAGGTTAACAAGATTCATGATTTAACTTCAACAGTATTTAAAATAGTTTAATCAAAATGTTTAGATAGAACGCAGGACCACtcatttttgtcattaatttatACTTTATTGAGCACATTGGAGAAAACATTAATTACAAAGCAGGACTTCATTGCATTGACATAAAAAACACTTGCAtttcaaataagaaaaaaaacatttaatataaaTTAACCTGTAAACATAAATATTCAGATGAACTCAGTGGAGCTCTATACTATTGTAAATGTTGCCATCTTTACTATTTCCAAACTCAGATGTCTTAGAATTGATTTTtgttcattaaatgttttttggtgTTCTTCTCTGGCTTGAGCAATATGATCAAACACTTTGGAGCAAATATACACAGTATCAGTCCAAAACTGGAGGCCAGAATAGCAAATATCTCCACAGCCACAGTAATTTTCCCAGGAGAGCTGACATATGCTGGGATAAAGGTGATCCAGACTGCACAGAATATCAGCATACTGAAGGTGATCAGCTTGGCTTCATTAAAATTATCAGGCAGTTTTCGAGCTAGGACAGCTAACACAAAGCAAAAGACAGCCAGTAGGCCTATGTACCCAAGTACAACCCAGAACCCAAAAGCTGAGCCTAATGCACACTCCAGGATGATTCTCTCCTTGTACATGGTAAGGTTTTTCATTGGAAAAGGGGGACTAAGACCCAACCAAATAGTACATATTAAAAcctgaataaatgtaaaagacACTACAGTCATCCTTTGCTGTGCaggaccaaaccatttcatgACATTACTACCTGGGAGTGTAGCTTTAAAGGCCATTAACACTACTATAGTTTTTCCAAGAACACAAGAGATGCAGAGCACAAAGGTGATCCCAAATGCTGTGTGGCGCAGCAAGCAGGACCAATCAGAAGGTGCTCCAATGAATGTCAATGAACATAAGAAACATAAAGTCagggagaagagcagcaggaagctcagctcagagttgtTGGCCCTGACAATTGGGGATGTCCTGTGACGAAAGAACACAGCCGCTGTTATCATGGCAAGACAGGCACCACCAACTGAGAATGCAGCCAAGGTGATTCCTAGGACCTCGTCAAAGGAAAGAAACTCTACAGGCTTGGGGAAACAAGTGTCTCTCTCTGCATTGGGCCAGAACTCCTTGGGGCAAGGGAAACAATCAGGGGAATCTGAAACAAAGTAGAAAAGGGGCTTTTAGTGGTGCTATATTTGTTGTTGAAGATgtgcatttgaaaaaaataaaaatacaaaaaataccTGTTGCATTGCTAATTTCTCCCTCAGGACACGATAAACAATCATAACAGCAGATTggttttcctttctgcagcacTTTACGAGTTCCTGGAGGACAGCTTTCACTGCACATCGACACAGGCACCTGGTTCGTAGACAcatgttttcacttttactttagAGCTCTAATGCCTATGGACTTTGTTTCCAATTTCTTCTTCAAACATTACTGAATTCAAATATGTTCGCATGTCACTACTTCCCAGGATACATTAAAGTTGCTAACCTCTCCTCAGTACCACCATCCTCGTAAATAATTAGTTGAAGTACATATATGAGACATTAAATTCAAGAAACTTCTGGGGGTCCCACTATCTGAAGAAACAACACAGTGTCCTCCACATGTCTTGAACTCTTCTGAATTACACTTGACAGAAAAGTTGTTTTGGGGCTTAACTCCAGACTCCAACTATTGGGCTTAACTAAGAGACAGAGAAATTATAGTAGGTTGtggttttcttgtttgttgtgCTTGCTTTGTAAAACAGAGACACTTTGGAAGCAAATAGCTGCTTCAAAGgataagtgtgtgtttgtgactcaGAAGAGCAGCAGAAGACAGGGAAAGACAGGCCAGAGATGTTGGTGTGTTCACTGCGTTCATCctgaaaatactgtatttttgaaaagaaatcaTTTGATTTGTCTATCTCAGATTGCTTTATTCTTATATCATCCGAGTATTCAGCATACATAATAAGGAAAGTGGATTTACTCACAGCTATTAACAAGGACCAAAAACATATTGTTGCTGATGAAATCACCAAATTTGAAGTTGGATGTCAAACTATTGCCTTAGAACTCCTCACCTGTGTGCCACCATCCACCCAGGTAAGGTTCCTGATGATCTGGAACTCCTGGCCTGCCGGCAGCGATGCATCATAGAGCCCTACTGTTACCATCTCAATGCTGCCACTCTCACTTTTTTGCCAGTTAACCAGCTCATATCTGGCCACAGGATCCCCATTGGCATCAAATGACACATCATAACCATTTTGCGAAAAATATACTCTCTTCAGCTGAGTAAGAACCTGCAGATATGCAAGATAGTATTAATAATTCATATCAAAAATGggacgttttttttcttttactgtgttCACTTctacattcttttttttacctgacCTTTTTGGACTCTATCCTTGTGAATTTGTCACACTGAGCTGTAGCATTTGTGTCCTGACATACTGCATTATGAATGGCATGAGCTATTGCATAAACAGCCTTATATACCATGTTAGTGATGCGGAGCTGAGATGTGTCAGTGTATGGGTTTTGGACAGTCTGTATGTCTTCTgttccatcacacacactctcatccATGGCTGCCcgtaaaaacacagagacagggaagctgttattgttttctttgctttgacAAATTCTACATTGTAATGCTTTCTCATCTTTCTAACTCAAGTGTTTTTAACATTGCATTTCAAAGTTCTATTTTTCAGATGAGCCATTGTTTAGGGTCTGTGCTCTGTTTTTGTCAGACTTTGCCTGTATTATTTTAACTTCAGGTACCCCGACTTATGTTTACACCAATCAGTAATTAGATGATTAGTCACATTTCCGAGAGACAAGAAATGTCCATAATTTTTCTGTTACTCACCATCTGATTTGATGCGTTTTATGGGTTTCAACTAAATAAATCATGAGCAATCTACATATTATGATTAAACATACACGAAAGTAAAAATGATTTTGATTTTAGCTTGCTGGCTGAGAGCATGCCTATATAATGTGTGCTTATATTAATCAGTGTTGGTATTGTGATACCACTGCAATTAAGTTGCGCACAGAATCTTCTCAAAGACAGCAGGGCTGAAACTTGTTTTTGTTCAATAGTACTTGATTTCCCTCTTATTAGAAAAATTATGGTTGAAGAAGCATGATCACTTTTCAACACAGAAAGCAATGACCATGACAATGTAAAGCAAGGACATCAACTTTCTCACTTTTTTCCAGCCTGCAGTTGAATGCATCCTCCCAGAAGTCAGTAAGCAATGGAGAGGCAGCCACTTTAGTGGGAGGGAGATCCAGCAAGAATTCTCTCAGACCTGGGATGACAGATTTCTGAATGCCAAATCCAATGGCTCCAGCACAGAAACTGAACCTCAGCATATCATGGTTAGTTATCCAGGACTCTCTGCCTATCCATTGGCGAGGTGGAGAAGGCTCAAGTGACAGCTCCTCCAACAGGATGGTCAGTTCTGTAACAGCTACAAATGCTACAACAACCATAGCTGTTGACCTGGAGAGACATAACCTATCAAATTGTATGTCAAATGTCAAGctacacagaaaaaacatcGATGACACTGTAGTTTTTTGATGTTTTGCACAGCTGCCTATTTGTCTCATTATAAATATGAAAGAAAGAACTGTGCtgaaaaaagatacattttcaaatagcaagaaaaaataaaagaactgCCATCCCAAATTTGTCCTaacattttatgtgattttgtGTGCATGTCAAAAGTAAAATCTGTGATGTAGAAACCTGCGGATAACGCCAGCAACTCTCTGGATCTTACTACGTGGGTGGGTCCGATAGAAAGATTCCGAGTATTCCACACAGATCCCCTCCTTCTGTGCTGCGTTCAGGAAAGACGCCATGCCATTATTGCCATAGTCTGAATATGACCGGACAGCACCTATCCAAGTCCAACCAAAATGTTTCACCAGCTTGGCCAGTGCGTCAGCCTGGAACTGGTCACTGGGGATTGTTCTGAAGAAACTTGGGTACTGCTGCTTATTAGACAGGCATGCACAAGTGGCAAAGTGACTAacctaaagaaaacaaacagagtaATCTTAAACAAGACCGACAAAAAATCAGCACTGTGCTTACAGGTTTTCCAGAAATTATGAGAAATTTTGCCCTACTTGAGGAATGTCAAAGGACCCAAAGATGCGCGACATGCTGATTGATGGTGTAGACCAAGACTCACCGATGATAGCCATCACCTTACCAACTTGTGAACATTTGTGACCGGTATAAAACACTGGATCCAGACTATTTGAAAGTTGGAATGCAGCATCTACTGCAATGGGCACTGAGGCACATGAGTCGTGGATCTGATAACCAAGTGTGATGCCCGGCAGCAGCTTTGTGCTGTTGTTTATCTCCTCGATGGCAAAGACCATTGTGCATGAGTAGCGCAATTCACTGTAGTCAATGCTGCACACAGATAATGATGTTACTGTTTTACAAACGTTGAGGACAATTTGAAGATTTTAagtgaaaatacacaaaaacaactgcaCTTCATAGTTATTGACCAAAACTGATGCATTCACTCCACATGAATCAAATATATACCACAGAATTGCCTGACCATCAGCAATCAAAACTGCAAAATTTGATTGCGCcattgaaaagtaaaaaaatgtaaagtcataacttcattttttttcccctgctaaAACATAAAATTATTTTTAGGTTTTGAATATAACACAAATTCTTTGCAAAATGACTGTCAGCACATCATACAAATCAAGACATTTTTATCCCCACACAGTCTAACATCCTTTTATCCACCACTTCTCTCACTTACTCACCTCCCTTTGCACCTTTGTGGCTCAGGCTTGGTGGTGTAGTTATGATTCACTGTGTGCATGTAGGTGTGTATTGAGAAAACACCCCCAATTACATAGTCACCATCCATTGAGAATGCAGGTTGACGATTGGTAGCTTGGAgtttacattttacagatgAGGCCTCAGTGCTGACCTCAGCACCAGTTCTTTCCTTTGTAAGGTCAGTGCTTTGTTTCAGACCATCCCCAGAACTATTTTGGGCAAGAGCTGAGTTCACCACCCACAAACTCAGAGACAGGATCAGGCAAACTATGACAGATGAGATCTTCATTCTCTTTGTCTGTACAGCATGTTGACATGCTCTATGTGTGTTTGCACTGGCTTATATGGATTTACAGACAAGAACTCCCTCCTTCTACTGTGCGTCATCAATACATCAGATAGAGGATGCCATTACCCAAAGTTATTTGATTAAATCTATCCAAGTCTTTTCTATAGGCTGTATATAAAAACAATCATTTCATTAAGTGTCCCTGTCTGTACCTGTATGACGTTTTTGGTTTCCTGTAGGTCATATTACagtaaagccttaaaaaaatctaaacaaaaccgcacttttttgtgaatgtctACTTTATTTGGCACATAACACAATATATTAGTGAAATTATAATGTTAAAAGGACATTCAAATGAAATCTAGAAATTagataatgtaaataaaacttgAAAATATTTAAGCCAAGTTGGTGTTACATCTTTTTACTTAAGCTTTCTTACAAGTTGGACCTTTATCTTTGACCCTCTTttccaactcatcaaatactggtGTTTTGGGATGGCGGCCGacctgacctacaatcccaaagcatcaaaatctcctttctttctttgtggaccttaaaaaaatgttacatgttGGACTTTCACTTATAACATTTTTACAGTGTTATCAGAATAGAGTGCTTTTTAATGTAGAGTTCTCTCGGATTCCTTTGGGAATATAATATTTGTCATAACGATTTTCCTACGTTTAACTGactcaaagcaaaaacaaagggaaaaagGTGTAAGGGTCAGACAAGATTAGAAATATATGGTATTTACAATTATTAATTTacaaagggaggaaaaagaCTGGGAATCTTAATGGTTATTATATTGTACATGTAGACCATAGAAAAACCTTGGACAAGAGATAAATAAAGACAACTAAGGACATCCTTTCTCTGATGTATATCAGGCTGACGTGAAGTAGGAGGAGAGAAGCTATTGATTGAACATCTATATCAACCAGTGGAaatgcacatacagtatgctTACAGACAGGCACTTCAGGGATGAAGACCTCAGCTCTCTTTATTGGCCTGATCCTTCTGAGTTTGTATGATGCCTCACCTGTGAAATGTAAACTCCAGGGTACAGCTTGTCAACCAGTATTCTCAATGGATGGCGACTTTGTTATTGGAGGTGTTTTCTCCATACACACCTACATGCATACTGTCAAACATAACTACACCATCATGCCAGAGCCACTAAAGTGCACAGGGAGGTTGGTACAGGGGACAAGTGCTGGATAAAAGAACGTTACACTGTGTGGAGtggaaatgttttgatttgtatGATGTGCTGCAAAGATGTCTAATATGAAACATGtgaaagtttctctctctctagtATATAAAAAAACTAACCATGATTTTAAACTTAGTGACTGTGTCTCGTTTTGATGGTTAGGTAACTGTGATGTATATTTGGTTCACAGAAGCAATGCATCTAGAGGTTACTGTATTGTCCATAACTATGAAATACAGGTCTgctttattgtgtgttttctgttaaaATTGTGAATTGTCCTCATCATGTAAATTTGAACAGTGACACGGTTGTCTGTGTGCAGAATTGAGTCCCGTGAGCTGCGATTCTCGCGTGCAATGGTCTTTGCCATCGACGAGAttaacaacagcacagagctgctgccaaGCATCAAACTTGGTTATTCGATACACGACTCCTGCGCTTCGGTGCCTCGGACAATGCAGGTGGCATTTCAACTTTCAAATGGCCTGGATCCAGTGTTTTACACAGGCAACAATTGCTCACAATCTGGTATGGTGATGGCTATCATCGGTGAGTCTGGTTCAACACCATCAATCAGCATGGCGCGTATAATCGGGTCCTTTAACATTCCTCAAGTACgcctaaatattttttttcatttctatcACTCTTTGGTTTTAATACAAGCCAATGCTGATGTTTTATGTCTGTGCCTATtaaacaatgacaatgctaaatTCCTTTAGGTAAGCTACTTTGCCACTTGTGCATGCCTGTCTGATAAGCAGCAGTACCCAAGTTTCTTCAGAACAATCCCCAGTGACCAGTTCCAGGCTGACGCACTGGCCAAGCTGGTGAAACATTTTGGTTGGACTTGGATAGGTGctgtccggtcagattcagacTATGGCAATAATGGCATGGCCTCTTTCCTGGACGCAGCACAGAAGGAGGGGATCTGTGTGGAATACTCGGAGTCTTTCCATCGGGCCCACCCACACAGCAGGATCCAGAGAGTAGCTGACATTATCCGCAGGTTTCTAAATCACTGATTTTACTTTTGCCAACATGTGTTGACACTGATATTctgcacacaaaacattttttgtctaAATTACAGTACTGGCAAATTGGAAATGCatcttttttattatatttctgtcatatttggctgtgtgtgtgtgtgtgtgtgtgtgtgttatctgtcTTGGTACTTGCATTTATTTAATATAACTATAGAGAAATGTCTCTTCAGGTCAACAGCTGTGGTAATTGTGGCATTTGTAGCCTCTGGAGACATGCGGATCCTGCTGGAAGAGCTTTCGCACAAACCGCCTCCACCTCGCCAGTGGATAGGCAGTGAGTCCTGGGTAACTAACAAAGACATGCTGAGGTTCAGCTTCTGTACTGGAGCCGTTGGATTTGGCATTCAGAAATCTCTCATCCCAGGTCTGAGAGAATTCTTGCTGgatctctctccctctaaaGTGGCTGCCTCTCCGTTGCTTACTGAGTTCTGGGAGGATGTGTTCAACTGCAGGCTGGGAAAAAGTGAGAATATTGCGTCAATGTTCATAGTTAGATTCTTTGGGGCTATGTTGCTATGTTGATTGTCTCTGTGAGTTTAGCCTTCCACCTTAAAAagccagcagctgcagtggGATCATACCTAAGATTTCTATTGAGAGGGAAATCTATTGGAATCTATTCATATGAAAATAGATGAGTGCAAAACAGTGCTATTAAATGCAATGCAAAATGGAACAATATAGATAAACAAGCTTCTTTGAATCACATTTGCTGTGATAAATGGGACAAGgctaaaacaaaataataatgataataataaccaCTTATATTAAGCATAATTCTCAAAGCTGAAAAAAACTcattctctgtctgtgtgttttaggTGCAGTCATggatgagagtgtgtgtgatggaacTGAAGACATACAGACACTCAACAGCCGGTACACTGACACATCTCAGCTCAGAATCACCAACATGGTCTATAAGGCTGTTTATGCAATAGCACATGCCATTCATAATGCAGTGTGTCAGGACACAAATTCTACAGCTCAGTGTGACAAATTCACCAAGATAAGGTCAAAACAGGTTAGTCGAAATGAATTAGCAAATACCCCAGACCCCCCTTTTCCACGATAATGTGAAGGAGATACAAGattaatttattatcatttataacacaagtttgtatatatatattaaaaaaaaaattttatgCTACTACTAATGGCAAATGTCATTGACGGATTGATACTTAATGGCTCcctaaacattaaaacacacatttgtgttAGAGTGCAGGGGATTGATTGAGTCTCCCAGTAGTCCAGCAGTGTCAGCAAGCTGAACACCTGCTGCACCTCAGCTGTATTGATTTAAACCtaagtgtgtgtctttgcctccatgttttttttctaaaatcaagaATCAACTCCTTGGTTTTGTTGACGTCGAGCAGTAGATTGTTATCTGTGTACCACTTTGCATGATTGCTGATTGTTGCTTTACTCCTAATATGAACAGTCATTCATTTGTCTGACTGATAATGGTGGTGTTGTCTGCAAGCTTTGCAACAAAGCTCTCTAGTAAATGAATTGTGACTGTCTGTCAGGATCTCTTGTGGATACTGACCGTGACCAGCCTACTGGAGCTGATTTACAGGAGAGCAAAGCAAGCATAAATTATTTTAACCCTGACACATGATAGCAGCACCCCTGTTTATGTCATGTTTAATATCCCCTactacattttaattttgtatttatttttttggtgttGATGATGTCTCCTCTTTAGATCCTTGATGCCAGCTTTCAGTCTTGCTCTGGCAAGGTTGAATGCCCCCTTGTCACATGACTCAAAGTCAACTTTTTTGTCTCTGGATAGGGCCCTCACCTCTCCATTCATCCAGGCTTTTTAgttgttttcattgtctttGTGATCACTTGTGAGCACGTTTGCTGATGGATGATGTCACTGGTAATGTATATTCATCAAGAATGCAGTAACATTTTGATTATCCTAGGTGGCAGCATATGTGAACATGTGACAGTCCTTGCActcaaaacacataaaaaatgtttttttttttttttaattattattattattattattattattattatcatcagcTGAGAGTAAGTAGGCAGGAGAAGCAAGGCAATATGTTCAGACCAAAATTAGGATGgggtaagtttttttttttaaataactttaaaggtgtgtttaattaaaatcaccagcaacaacaacaacaacaacaacaaaacaactaaatatATCACTTCATATTCACAGGTTCTTACCCAGCTGAAGAAAGTACATTTTTCCCAAAATGGTTATGATGTGTCATTTGATGCAAATGGGGATCCTGTGGCTGCATATGAACTGGTGAACTGGCAAAAAAGTGAGAGTGCCGGTATCCAGATGGTGACAGTTGGGCACTATGATGCATCACAGCCGGTGGGCCAAGAATTCCTTATCAACAGGGACCTCACCTGGATGTTGGGTAGCACACATGTAAAGAGCCAAACATTTCAGATCTGTTGCTCTCAAAGGACACTATATGCGTACTGAAAGAGTTTTTGGTTGCTGTTAATATTCCAAAAGTCCATTTTGGCTCTGAGGGATCTATCCCTCATACAAGTTCAAGGCAATGGATGCAGGACAACACAGTCCTCCTTCTGTGTAAAATGTTATCCAAAATTCAGTCACATAAAAAATCAATAAGACACTAAAGCGGTCTGAGACTGGCAAATAAAGTGGGTCTCTTCCAAAGCTATAATATTTTTCATATGAAATGCCCCCCTTGTATTTTTCTAAGAACATGTTCTCTCATTGACCTAACCAAAACAGTGAATTTTTCCTAAAACAACTTTAACTTTGAAAGATAATCATGTGACTTATCTAACTCTGACTGTGGAAACTCATGACTGAATGGGTCAATTGGCAGCGACTCTCAAAAAGACATTCATCACCATTTCctcaaaacaacatgtttgttgCAGCATACCAATGAACAGCATACTGGGTCATTGTTGTATGGTCACAGTTTGATTTAGTTTACTTGGTTTAGCACTAAAAATGATTTTTAGGTCAAGAAATGTATCATGCGTTGGGTTAAAATAAGGCAGTGCTGATGTAACATCAGTTACAAACATATGTGTGTAATTACTTGGGCCACAGCTGTGGGATTTTGTACCCCAGCAGTTACAATGACAAGGCTTTGGGAATGGATTTATCACATCCACATGAAACAAGAGGAATAGTAACAATGACCAAAAAGACATTCAATACACAAAAACTATTGTTCATAGAGGTACCACACGAGCAGCATAGCCCACCTGAATTTTTCAAGTTTGGTTGTATCTATGTACCAGGTGCCtgtgtcagtgtgcagtgaCAGCTGTCCTCCAGGAACTCGTAAAgtgctgcagaaaggaaaaccCACCTGCTGTTATGATTGTATTCTGTGTCCTGAGGGAGAGATTAGCAATGATACAGGTAATAAGTTTTCTTCTGAATATCTGTAACATCTTCAAATATATCACTGCTAAAAGCCCTTTCTTATGTGTTTCAGATTCCCCTGATTGTTTCCCTTGTCCCAATGAGTTCTGGCCtaatacagagagagacacttgTTTCCCCAAGCCTATAGAGTTCCTTTCCTTTGATGAGGTCCTAGGAATCATCCTGGCTGCTTTCTCAGTTGGTGGTGCCTGTCTTGCCATCATAACAGCAGCTGTATTCTTTCATCACAGGACATCCCCGATTGTCAGGGCCAacaactctgagctgagcttcctgctgctTTTCTCCCTGAGTCTATGTTTCTTATGTTCATTAACTTTCATTGGAGCACCCTCTGATTGGTCCTGCATGCTGCGCCACACAGCTTTTGGGATCACCTTTGTCCTCTGTATCTCTTGTGTTCTTGGAAAAACTATAGTAGTGTTAATGGCTTTCAAAGCTACACTCCCAGGTAGTAATGTCATGAAATGGTTTGGCCCTCTACAGCAAAGGATGACTGTAGTGTCtttcacatttattcaagttttaataTGCACTATTTGGTTGGGTCTTAGTCCCCCTTTTCCAATGAAAAACCTTACCATGTACAAGGAGAGAATCATCCTGGAGTGTGCATTAGGCTCAGCTATAGGGTTCTGGGTTGTACTTGGGTACATAGGCCTACTGGCTTTCTTTTGCTTTGTGTTAGCTGCCTTAGCCCGGAAACTACCTGATAACTTTAATGAGGCCAAGCTGATCACCTTCAGCATGCTGATATTCTGCGCAGTCTGGATCACTTTTATCCCAGCGTATGTCAGCTCTCCTGGGAAATTTACTGTGGCTGTTGAGATATTTGCTATTCTGGCCTCTAGTTTTGGACTAATACTGTGTATATTTGCTCCAAAGTGTTTCATCATATTGTTTAAGCCAGAGAAGAATACCAAGAAACGTTTAATGAACAAAAATGATATCTAAACCATTTGAGCTGAATGAGCGGaatgtcctttttttgtttaatttacaATAATGTTTCATCATATTCTCAGTAAACATTCATAACAAAATGCGTGGTAGACTTCTCTCTCAGCTTTTTGATAAAACCATTGTTATATTAAATCTTTTTGCATGAAAAGTAGTTCATTGGTGAGAATCAAGTGAGATATAGAATGAGAGagcaaatataaaacatataatgaGAAAAGTCGATTACTTTACCACAAATCCTAACCCTTTTGGAATTATGTTTGCCACCTCTTGTCCTTCCGTGTCACCAAAGTACATTTCCATCATACAGCAAGTGTGAAATAAAATTAGTCTTTAAGACTAAACTGTTCACAATATAAAATGGATGTATTTTGGTTTACTTATAATCTAGTATAAAACTTGTATCTATCAAGAACACCGCTTCAGTTTCATTACACTCCATGAAATGTGATGGGCAGTCGAGGAGGATAGGATGATAGAGAATTTATGAAGACATCTGGTGCTTAAAACTTAAGAAgattacattttacacttttgttAAGTCTTTTCTTTTACCAAAGAAAAGACTTAAACAAAAGTTAATTAAAGTTGATTGGGTCGGGGCATCGCCTCTCTGATGTATAATGAGCTGTCGCACGATAGGAGGGAAGCTTTTATCTGAAAATCTATATAAACCATTGAAAACACAAACTCAGTGTGCCCACATACAGACAGGCATGAAGATCTCAGCTCTCTTTATTGGCCTGATCCTGTCTCTGAGTTTGTATGAGGCCTCTCCTGTGGAGTGTAAACTCCAGGGTACCACTCGTCTACCTGCATTCTCAGTGGATGGTGACTACATTGTTGGGGGTGTTTTCTCTATACACAACTACTTGTACACATTGAAGCATAACTACACCACCATGCCTGAGCAACAAAGGTGCACAGGGAGGTTAGTGAGAGGGAGAACTGGTGGATATGAGGCTATTACACTGTGTGGGAatagaaatgttttgatttgtatGATATGCTTATAGTTATTTTTCAAAACCTTTGTGTACATTGCAAAAATTGGAATTTCaagaaagtaaaaatgtttcttttgaaaTTAGTCTTATTGttatctgaaaagaaaaataatcttgTCAAGCATGTTTTGCACCAGAAACGAAAACTTTTCAAGACAAAACATCTAACTTTGGCTCAGTAAATGCCCGCTATATTCGAGCTAATCTGAACCAGTAACAAGCTATACATTTGTTTTACATAATATTCCAGCAGAGgtgatgattgattgattgagtgaGACCACTTGGACAACTTCTCAATTTAAGTGTCtcgtgaaaaaacaacaacaattaaagCTTGCTGACCATTGTTATTCATTGCCAAAGCTTTCAGAGCCTGGTGCTGCACATTTCACATAATAAGATAACCACAGTCTACACAACCCACTCTGCACACTACAAATGACCA from Sparus aurata chromosome 2, fSpaAur1.1, whole genome shotgun sequence harbors:
- the LOC115572902 gene encoding extracellular calcium-sensing receptor-like; translated protein: MDGDYVIGGVFSIHTYMHTVNHNYTTKPEPQRCKGSIDYSELRYSCTMVFAIEEINNSTKLLPGITLGYQIHDSCASVPIAVDAAFQLSNSLDPVFYTGHKCSQVGKVMAIIGESWSTPSISMSRIFGSFDIPQVSHFATCACLSNKQQYPSFFRTIPSDQFQADALAKLVKHFGWTWIGAVRSYSDYGNNGMASFLNAAQKEGICVEYSESFYRTHPRSKIQRVAGVIRRSTAMVVVAFVAVTELTILLEELSLEPSPPRQWIGRESWITNHDMLRFSFCAGAIGFGIQKSVIPGLREFLLDLPPTKVAASPLLTDFWEDAFNCRLEKTMDESVCDGTEDIQTVQNPYTDTSQLRITNMVYKAVYAIAHAIHNAVCQDTNATAQCDKFTRIESKKVLTQLKRVYFSQNGYDVSFDANGDPVARYELVNWQKSESGSIEMVTVGLYDASLPAGQEFQIIRNLTWVDGGTQVPVSMCSESCPPGTRKVLQKGKPICCYDCLSCPEGEISNATDSPDCFPCPKEFWPNAERDTCFPKPVEFLSFDEVLGITLAAFSVGGACLAMITAAVFFRHRTSPIVRANNSELSFLLLFSLTLCFLCSLTFIGAPSDWSCLLRHTAFGITFVLCISCVLGKTIVVLMAFKATLPGSNVMKWFGPAQQRMTVVSFTFIQVLICTIWLGLSPPFPMKNLTMYKERIILECALGSAFGFWVVLGYIGLLAVFCFVLAVLARKLPDNFNEAKLITFSMLIFCAVWITFIPAYVSSPGKITVAVEIFAILASSFGLILCIFAPKCLIILLKPEKNTKKHLMNKNQF
- the LOC115572897 gene encoding extracellular calcium-sensing receptor-like; protein product: MDGDFVIGGVFSIHTYMHTVKHNYTIMPEPLKCTGRIESRELRFSRAMVFAIDEINNSTELLPSIKLGYSIHDSCASVPRTMQVAFQLSNGLDPVFYTGNNCSQSGMVMAIIGESGSTPSISMARIIGSFNIPQVSYFATCACLSDKQQYPSFFRTIPSDQFQADALAKLVKHFGWTWIGAVRSDSDYGNNGMASFLDAAQKEGICVEYSESFHRAHPHSRIQRVADIIRRSTAVVIVAFVASGDMRILLEELSHKPPPPRQWIGSESWVTNKDMLRFSFCTGAVGFGIQKSLIPGLREFLLDLSPSKVAASPLLTEFWEDVFNCRLGKSAVMDESVCDGTEDIQTLNSRYTDTSQLRITNMVYKAVYAIAHAIHNAVCQDTNSTAQCDKFTKIRSKQVLTQLKKVHFSQNGYDVSFDANGDPVAAYELVNWQKSESAGIQMVTVGHYDASQPVGQEFLINRDLTWMLGSTHVPVSVCSDSCPPGTRKVLQKGKPTCCYDCILCPEGEISNDTDSPDCFPCPNEFWPNTERDTCFPKPIEFLSFDEVLGIILAAFSVGGACLAIITAAVFFHHRTSPIVRANNSELSFLLLFSLSLCFLCSLTFIGAPSDWSCMLRHTAFGITFVLCISCVLGKTIVVLMAFKATLPGSNVMKWFGPLQQRMTVVSFTFIQVLICTIWLGLSPPFPMKNLTMYKERIILECALGSAIGFWVVLGYIGLLAFFCFVLAALARKLPDNFNEAKLITFSMLIFCAVWITFIPAYVSSPGKFTVAVEIFAILASSFGLILCIFAPKCFIILFKPEKNTKKRLMNKNDI